The following are encoded in a window of Armatimonas rosea genomic DNA:
- a CDS encoding MarR family winged helix-turn-helix transcriptional regulator, which translates to MPEKPSDPELASRVCLALMRVGTRMAVGFDQHFAHFGITQAQFRLLIAVWNCGGTSGATSSALAEYLFLERATVSVMINRLLGEGLLAKLPGENRRSYKLTLTEKSGNLLRSLGPEATALADTTLSSFSAQELQQLEAHLKALEKRLRDDATAHGQQSPP; encoded by the coding sequence ATGCCAGAGAAGCCTAGTGATCCCGAGCTCGCCTCGCGCGTGTGCCTTGCCCTTATGCGCGTCGGAACCCGTATGGCGGTGGGCTTTGACCAGCACTTTGCCCACTTCGGGATCACCCAGGCACAGTTTCGGCTCCTGATCGCGGTCTGGAACTGTGGCGGCACGAGTGGAGCCACATCGAGTGCTCTGGCCGAGTATCTCTTTCTGGAGCGTGCGACTGTCTCTGTGATGATCAACCGGCTCTTGGGCGAGGGGCTGCTGGCAAAGCTCCCCGGCGAGAACCGGCGGAGCTACAAGCTCACGTTGACCGAGAAGAGTGGGAATCTCTTGCGTAGCCTCGGCCCGGAGGCGACCGCTCTCGCGGACACGACACTCAGCAGCTTTTCCGCACAAGAGCTCCAGCAGCTAGAGGCGCACCTCAAGGCTCTGGAGAAGCGGCTCCGGGACGATGCTACGGCTCACGGGCAACAATCCCCTCCGTGA
- a CDS encoding sugar phosphate isomerase/epimerase family protein — protein sequence MTKLAVQLYTLRDHLTTTADVASSLKRISEIGYRAVQVSAVKAFETEFDAATLRTMLDDNGLKCIATHRSWDRLAQNTSEELDLHHTLGCDYVAIGGIPQSYGADHADGYRRFLADSAPVIAALKAGGVRFGHHNHSHEFVRVTPESPQTLWDILIDEGGPDYYLEADLYWVWHAGVDPAALIRRCKGRVPVIHLKDKEVVPKDGPVIAAIGEGNLPWDTILPACEESGVDWYAVEQDTCRRDPFDCLRSSFEYLSAKL from the coding sequence ATGACCAAGCTCGCTGTTCAGCTTTACACACTCCGCGACCACCTGACCACGACGGCAGATGTCGCATCGTCGCTCAAACGTATCTCCGAGATCGGCTACCGTGCCGTGCAGGTCTCGGCGGTCAAGGCCTTTGAAACGGAGTTCGATGCCGCCACGCTCCGCACGATGCTCGATGACAATGGCCTCAAGTGCATCGCGACCCACCGCTCGTGGGACCGGCTCGCGCAGAACACGAGCGAGGAGCTCGACCTGCACCACACCCTGGGCTGCGACTACGTGGCAATCGGGGGGATTCCCCAGAGCTACGGGGCGGACCACGCCGACGGCTACCGGCGCTTTTTGGCCGACTCCGCGCCGGTGATCGCGGCTCTCAAGGCCGGGGGGGTTCGCTTCGGGCACCACAACCACAGCCATGAGTTCGTGCGGGTCACCCCCGAGAGCCCGCAGACTCTCTGGGATATCCTGATCGACGAAGGCGGCCCAGACTACTACTTGGAGGCCGACCTCTACTGGGTCTGGCACGCGGGGGTCGATCCCGCCGCGCTGATCCGCCGCTGCAAGGGCCGTGTCCCCGTGATCCACCTGAAAGACAAGGAAGTTGTCCCCAAAGACGGCCCCGTGATCGCGGCGATTGGCGAGGGCAATCTCCCCTGGGACACGATCCTGCCCGCCTGCGAGGAGAGCGGCGTGGACTGGTACGCGGTCGAGCAAGACACCTGCCGCCGCGACCCCTTCGACTGCCTGCGCTCCTCGTTTGAGTACCTCAGCGCCAAGCTCTAG